The following are from one region of the Hymenobacter radiodurans genome:
- a CDS encoding ligand-binding sensor domain-containing protein produces MDQGLSHSDGMAVTQDRAGFIWVGTNRGLDRYDGYSLKQYSLPVNPRNGISGNRIKVVYVGSDGRLWVGTERAGLSLYNAEHDTFFSFDERHVPVAYQAQAQQLAQSDVTALASDSVGRLWVGTTQEGVFVLTFDGRGRVRKLQQLPPHVSGRPSLSRVTGLAIDTEGKVWVGTLDAGLQVIRATEATLPVQPTPLATTPIRALHLDRRGDLWLGTDHQVLWVSAANRRTMRELDTHPLPQQFPILQSIFLDSMGQLWVGTIYGLYVWQAGVVSAGAPPLRSAAPTLFLPQDDESFSINSERIHQIFEDRNQIIWLCASAGG; encoded by the coding sequence GTGGACCAGGGGTTGTCGCACAGCGACGGGATGGCCGTAACGCAGGATCGGGCGGGCTTTATCTGGGTAGGTACCAACCGCGGCTTGGACCGCTACGATGGCTATAGCTTAAAGCAGTACTCTCTGCCCGTCAACCCCCGCAATGGCATTTCCGGCAACCGCATCAAAGTGGTTTATGTGGGCTCCGATGGGCGCCTGTGGGTAGGAACGGAACGGGCGGGGCTGAGCCTCTACAATGCAGAACACGACACTTTTTTCAGCTTCGACGAACGCCACGTTCCCGTCGCTTATCAGGCCCAAGCCCAGCAATTAGCCCAATCGGACGTGACGGCCTTGGCCTCAGACAGCGTGGGCCGGCTGTGGGTTGGAACCACCCAAGAAGGCGTTTTCGTGCTCACCTTCGATGGACGGGGCCGGGTACGAAAGCTGCAACAGCTGCCGCCGCACGTCAGCGGCCGTCCGTCCCTGTCGCGCGTAACGGGGTTGGCCATCGATACGGAGGGAAAGGTATGGGTGGGCACCTTGGATGCCGGGCTACAAGTAATTCGCGCCACCGAAGCGACCTTACCCGTACAGCCGACCCCGCTGGCCACGACGCCCATCCGGGCCCTACACCTGGATCGACGCGGCGATCTGTGGCTGGGCACCGATCATCAGGTGCTGTGGGTGTCGGCGGCCAACCGCCGCACCATGCGGGAACTTGACACGCATCCCCTTCCGCAGCAGTTCCCAATTCTGCAGTCCATTTTTCTCGACTCCATGGGGCAGCTGTGGGTAGGAACCATCTACGGGTTGTATGTGTGGCAGGCGGGCGTGGTCAGCGCCGGGGCGCCACCGCTGCGCTCTGCCGCACCTACCTTATTTCTGCCCCAGGATGATGAGTCGTTCAGCATTAACTCCGAGCGCATTCACCAAATTTTTGAAGACCGCAACCAGATTATCTGGCTGTGTGCCTCGGCTGGGGGCTAA
- a CDS encoding M16 family metallopeptidase produces MRQTTTLAALLLTAASLAATSSCKTAQKPSATKTSSFSLPYEKFVLANGLEVVLHEDHSDPIVAVATIMHVGSNREKPGKTGFAHFFEHMSFNDSENAPVGANRKLIEEWGGQRNGSTWNDGTQYYEVVPKDAFDKIMWIDSDRLGYMIKTVTAEALAREIQVVKNEKRQNYDNVAYGFTNEVLRKNLYPADHPYNWTVIGSLPDLQAATLADVQEFYHQYYGPNNATLVISGDINIAETKAKVERWFGEIKKGPEVKPLGPRPVTLTEVKSLYLEDNFARLPQLQMVFPSIHEYHRDTYALDVLSQLLAGNRNSPLYKVIVEEQKLAPNVNTYQYSSELAGEFILQVRANPNTSLHQVHSAIQEGLQRFETQGFSDTELQRIRAKIETDLYSGVESVLSKALQMGRDNEFAGDPAYLTKAAKLAQAVTREDVMRVYNQYLKGKPYVMTSVVPKGQQNLVVPGAQLATVYQEKVVAGVQNEDVGQGKEAEFEKTVTKNDRSEPPFLETPLFKVPAIWNTSLANGLKVYGIDNREIPLVSFDVTIPGGHTLDPLEKAGTASLMAQLLMQGTAQKTPAQLEEAIDLLGATISVNSTNEEIRVQARCLARNFAPTLALVQEMLLQPRWDVAEFTRLKRSLATSLKGQEANPAAVASQNFFKLLYGPNHILSTPASGTLETTADITLDDLKVYYNTNISPSGAAVHVVGAIDQNTVATALKPLETSWAAKTVSMPSQTIPAQTLGGNVYFIDVPDAKQSVLYIGKLALAGTDPDMSKATFANTLLGAGTSGRLGQLLRIQKGYTYGANSTVQELKEVAPFVVTTSVRANATGASLQLIRELLTNYGPTFSPADTETAKSKIMKSNTLVYESQGAKLGILRRISKFNKSPKFIEDDQQLLMQMGVADFKATIGKYMSEKEMVYVVVGDKATQLEEVKNFANGKVTLLDATGKLAK; encoded by the coding sequence ATGCGTCAGACTACTACCCTTGCGGCCTTGCTGCTCACGGCCGCCTCACTTGCGGCTACTTCCTCCTGCAAAACAGCCCAAAAGCCTTCGGCGACCAAGACAAGTTCGTTTTCCTTGCCTTACGAAAAGTTTGTGCTGGCCAATGGCCTCGAGGTAGTGCTGCACGAAGACCACTCAGATCCTATCGTGGCTGTGGCCACGATTATGCACGTGGGCTCCAACCGTGAAAAGCCCGGAAAAACTGGCTTTGCTCACTTTTTTGAGCATATGTCCTTCAATGACTCGGAAAATGCGCCGGTGGGTGCCAATCGCAAGCTCATAGAGGAGTGGGGTGGACAGCGCAACGGCAGTACCTGGAACGACGGCACGCAGTACTACGAAGTGGTACCGAAGGACGCGTTCGACAAAATCATGTGGATTGACTCCGACCGGCTCGGCTACATGATTAAGACGGTGACCGCCGAGGCTTTGGCCCGCGAAATTCAAGTGGTGAAAAACGAAAAGCGCCAGAACTACGACAACGTAGCCTATGGCTTTACCAACGAAGTACTGCGCAAAAATCTGTATCCGGCCGACCACCCCTACAACTGGACCGTGATTGGCTCGCTGCCCGATTTGCAGGCTGCCACCCTGGCCGATGTACAGGAGTTTTACCATCAGTATTACGGCCCTAACAACGCTACCCTGGTTATTTCCGGCGACATTAACATTGCTGAAACAAAGGCCAAAGTGGAGCGCTGGTTTGGTGAGATTAAAAAAGGACCGGAGGTAAAGCCCCTGGGACCCAGACCCGTTACCCTGACTGAGGTGAAGTCGCTGTATCTAGAAGATAACTTTGCCCGTCTGCCCCAACTGCAGATGGTATTTCCCAGCATCCACGAGTACCACCGCGACACCTACGCCCTGGATGTGCTGAGCCAGTTGCTGGCCGGCAACCGAAATTCGCCCCTCTACAAGGTGATTGTGGAAGAGCAGAAGCTGGCGCCCAATGTGAATACTTATCAATACAGCAGTGAGCTGGCGGGCGAATTTATCCTTCAGGTGCGGGCAAACCCGAACACCAGCCTGCATCAGGTTCACAGTGCCATTCAGGAGGGTTTGCAGCGTTTTGAAACGCAGGGCTTTTCGGATACGGAGCTCCAGCGCATCCGGGCCAAAATTGAAACCGACTTGTATTCCGGCGTGGAGTCGGTACTGAGTAAAGCCCTGCAGATGGGTCGCGACAACGAGTTTGCCGGCGACCCGGCCTACCTGACCAAGGCCGCGAAACTAGCCCAGGCTGTGACCCGCGAAGACGTGATGCGGGTGTATAACCAGTACCTGAAAGGCAAGCCCTATGTGATGACCAGCGTGGTGCCCAAAGGCCAGCAAAACCTCGTGGTGCCGGGTGCGCAACTCGCGACGGTGTATCAGGAAAAGGTGGTAGCTGGCGTCCAGAATGAGGATGTAGGACAGGGTAAGGAGGCCGAATTTGAGAAAACCGTGACTAAAAATGACCGTTCGGAGCCGCCTTTCCTCGAAACGCCCTTGTTCAAGGTGCCTGCCATCTGGAACACCTCACTGGCCAATGGCCTGAAAGTATACGGCATCGATAATCGTGAAATCCCGCTCGTTTCATTTGATGTTACCATACCCGGTGGCCATACCCTGGACCCCCTGGAGAAGGCCGGCACGGCATCCTTAATGGCCCAGCTGCTGATGCAGGGCACGGCCCAGAAAACCCCAGCCCAACTGGAGGAGGCCATTGACTTGCTGGGCGCCACCATTTCGGTAAATAGCACCAACGAAGAAATCCGGGTGCAGGCCCGCTGCCTGGCCCGCAACTTTGCGCCCACCCTGGCTCTGGTGCAGGAAATGCTACTACAGCCGCGCTGGGATGTGGCCGAGTTTACCCGCCTGAAACGCTCATTGGCTACCAGCCTGAAAGGTCAGGAAGCTAATCCAGCGGCCGTGGCAAGCCAGAATTTCTTTAAACTGCTTTATGGCCCGAACCACATTCTAAGTACCCCGGCCAGTGGTACGCTGGAGACAACTGCCGACATTACTCTGGACGACCTGAAAGTGTACTACAACACGAATATCTCGCCTTCCGGAGCAGCCGTGCACGTAGTGGGCGCCATCGACCAGAACACAGTAGCCACCGCGCTGAAGCCGCTGGAAACCAGCTGGGCCGCTAAAACGGTGAGTATGCCCTCGCAGACTATCCCTGCCCAAACCCTGGGGGGCAATGTTTATTTCATTGATGTGCCCGATGCCAAGCAATCGGTGCTCTACATCGGGAAGCTGGCGCTGGCCGGCACTGACCCCGACATGAGTAAAGCCACTTTTGCCAATACCCTGCTGGGCGCCGGCACCAGCGGGCGCCTGGGCCAGCTGCTGCGCATTCAGAAAGGTTACACCTACGGCGCCAATTCCACGGTGCAGGAGCTAAAGGAGGTGGCACCCTTCGTAGTGACGACGAGCGTACGCGCCAATGCCACCGGAGCCTCGCTGCAGCTTATCCGAGAGCTACTAACCAACTACGGCCCTACTTTTAGCCCAGCCGACACGGAGACGGCCAAAAGCAAAATTATGAAGAGCAACACGCTGGTGTATGAAAGTCAGGGCGCGAAGCTGGGCATCCTGCGCCGCATCAGCAAATTCAACAAGTCGCCGAAGTTTATTGAGGACGACCAGCAGCTGCTTATGCAGATGGGGGTGGCTGATTTTAAAGCCACCATCGGCAAGTACATGTCCGAAAAAGAGATGGTGTACGTCGTGGTGGGCGATAAAGCAACGCAGCTGGAGGAAGTAAAGAATTTTGCCAATGGGAAGGTAACCCTGCTGGATGCAACGGGTAAGCTGGCAAAGTAG
- a CDS encoding cupin domain-containing protein: MSTETTASKATANAAFDSPAQVMDLEHAIVQAKQTQSWTSSDRHAVTLFKSESLRLVLLGLHKGAELKTHTAPGIITVQVLEGQITFRTAQQSFILTAGQLLMLPAGVPHSVYAHQDSFFLLTVAVTAA, encoded by the coding sequence ATGAGCACCGAAACCACTGCTTCGAAAGCAACAGCAAACGCTGCCTTCGATAGTCCCGCACAGGTAATGGATCTGGAGCATGCGATAGTGCAGGCCAAGCAAACCCAGAGCTGGACATCCAGCGACCGGCACGCCGTTACGCTTTTCAAGTCGGAGAGCCTGCGCTTAGTATTGTTAGGGCTGCACAAAGGGGCCGAGCTAAAAACGCATACTGCTCCCGGCATAATCACCGTGCAGGTGCTCGAAGGCCAAATCACTTTCCGCACGGCTCAGCAGTCGTTTATCCTAACAGCCGGTCAGCTACTGATGTTGCCCGCTGGTGTTCCGCATAGCGTGTACGCCCATCAGGATTCCTTTTTCCTGCTGACCGTGGCAGTAACGGCAGCTTAG
- a CDS encoding group III truncated hemoglobin, giving the protein MPTSRSDIQTEDDIKLLVDTFYNKVNADALLAPVFNDFAHVDWPAHMPRMYDFWSGLLLHTSRYHGQPFLKHIPLPIAGEHFQRWLTLFLGTVDELFAGPVAEEAKLRAQNIAHVFESRLRPNPLSIL; this is encoded by the coding sequence ATGCCTACTTCCCGCTCCGATATCCAAACTGAGGACGACATCAAGCTGTTGGTCGACACCTTCTACAATAAGGTAAATGCGGATGCTTTACTGGCGCCCGTCTTTAATGATTTCGCCCACGTCGATTGGCCAGCGCACATGCCGCGCATGTACGATTTCTGGAGTGGGTTGCTGCTGCACACTTCGCGCTACCACGGGCAGCCTTTCCTCAAGCATATTCCGCTGCCCATTGCTGGGGAGCATTTTCAACGCTGGCTGACGCTATTCCTGGGCACAGTGGATGAGCTGTTCGCCGGGCCAGTAGCGGAGGAAGCCAAGCTGCGGGCTCAGAATATTGCTCATGTATTTGAGAGCCGCCTGCGTCCCAATCCGCTCTCTATTCTGTAA
- a CDS encoding GDSL-type esterase/lipase family protein, with translation MLLAESRQWALDYQPDIVLLHAGTNDCFAKQPVEEIRDNLGRIIDELRKGNPRVKVLLAQLIPSAPPYADLNPKITALNALLPALARVKTSTQSLVVVVDHNSGFSQEAGVDLHDGLHPNAQGEAKMAARWYQALQAPALLGPPPTQHALLGSSSP, from the coding sequence ATGCTGCTGGCGGAAAGCCGACAGTGGGCTCTCGATTACCAACCCGACATTGTGCTACTGCACGCGGGCACGAATGACTGCTTTGCCAAGCAACCAGTTGAGGAGATCCGAGATAACCTCGGCCGCATCATCGACGAGCTACGGAAGGGAAATCCCCGAGTGAAAGTGCTACTGGCGCAGTTAATCCCGAGTGCGCCGCCCTATGCAGACCTTAACCCAAAGATTACGGCCCTGAACGCACTGCTGCCTGCCCTGGCCCGCGTGAAAACGAGCACCCAATCCCTTGTGGTGGTTGTGGACCACAACTCGGGTTTCAGCCAGGAAGCGGGTGTGGACCTGCACGACGGATTGCACCCTAATGCCCAGGGCGAAGCTAAGATGGCCGCGCGCTGGTACCAAGCCTTACAAGCGCCGGCGCTGCTGGGCCCGCCGCCGACCCAGCATGCATTATTGGGGAGTTCATCTCCCTGA
- a CDS encoding glycoside hydrolase family 43 protein yields MGKTYYWYGEKRAQHQEEGVNVYSSPDLYNWKYEGVALTPSSDPAHDIAQGCLMERPKVIYNKRTGKYVMWFHLELKDQGYKAARAGVAVADKPSGPFRYVSSFRPNNNMSRDMGLYVDDDGAAYHIYSSRENYDLRLARLADDYLTATTQDSLLFANHREAPALFKRGGKYYLITSGCTGWAPNEASLHVANSLFGPWQLLGDPMIGPNAKLTFGGQSTFVLPVAGKRGAFIFMADRWNPKDLKDSRYLWLPVQFKNNQPSISWLEQWNLSFFNQ; encoded by the coding sequence GTGGGGAAAACCTACTATTGGTACGGGGAGAAACGCGCGCAGCATCAGGAGGAAGGCGTGAACGTGTATTCCTCGCCGGATCTTTACAACTGGAAGTACGAAGGCGTAGCCCTCACCCCGTCATCAGATCCGGCACACGACATTGCCCAAGGCTGTTTGATGGAGCGGCCTAAGGTCATCTACAATAAGCGCACGGGCAAGTACGTGATGTGGTTTCATCTGGAGCTAAAAGACCAGGGCTACAAGGCGGCCCGCGCGGGCGTAGCGGTAGCCGACAAGCCTTCCGGCCCGTTTCGGTACGTGAGCAGTTTTCGGCCCAACAACAACATGTCGCGCGATATGGGCCTGTATGTGGACGATGACGGCGCGGCTTACCATATCTACTCCTCCCGCGAAAACTATGACCTGCGACTCGCCCGCTTGGCCGACGACTACTTGACCGCGACCACGCAGGACTCGCTGCTCTTTGCTAACCACCGCGAAGCCCCCGCTTTATTCAAACGGGGGGGCAAATACTACCTGATTACCAGCGGCTGCACCGGCTGGGCGCCCAATGAGGCGTCGTTGCACGTAGCCAATTCCCTGTTCGGCCCTTGGCAACTGCTGGGCGACCCCATGATTGGCCCCAACGCCAAGCTCACTTTCGGCGGGCAGTCCACGTTTGTGCTGCCGGTAGCGGGCAAGCGGGGGGCTTTTATTTTCATGGCCGACCGCTGGAACCCCAAGGATCTGAAAGACAGCCGTTACCTCTGGCTGCCCGTGCAGTTCAAGAACAACCAGCCCAGCATCAGTTGGCTGGAGCAGTGGAACCTGAGTTTTTTCAATCAATAA
- a CDS encoding response regulator transcription factor — MAGAEIPAGPPRLLIVEDNEEVRQYLQQLFEAEYEVSTAEDGVEGWEKAVSQLPDFIISDVMMPRSDGLELCQKIKQHPKTAHIPVLLLTARTAETHELEGLGMGADDYVSKPFNPTLLQAKTATMLRNRRKLLEYYQRQILLEPTEIVVADADRQFLENAMSVVEKHLEDAEFSVQVLVREVGMSQSVFYRRIKSITGQTAVEFIRDVRMKRAAQLLAQTQMRVSEVAFQVGIEDAKYFRKAFQKIYVLSPSEYAKQHRQSREAAAAPNQG; from the coding sequence ATGGCGGGCGCTGAGATTCCGGCCGGGCCACCACGACTACTGATTGTTGAGGACAATGAGGAGGTGCGCCAGTACCTGCAACAACTTTTTGAGGCGGAATATGAGGTTAGTACGGCGGAAGATGGCGTCGAAGGCTGGGAAAAAGCGGTAAGCCAGCTGCCCGATTTCATTATTAGCGATGTAATGATGCCGCGCAGCGACGGCCTGGAGCTGTGTCAGAAAATTAAGCAGCATCCCAAAACGGCGCACATTCCGGTGCTGCTGCTCACCGCTCGCACGGCCGAAACCCACGAGCTCGAAGGTCTGGGCATGGGTGCCGACGACTACGTGAGCAAGCCGTTCAATCCGACCCTACTGCAGGCCAAGACCGCCACCATGCTGCGCAACCGCCGCAAGCTGCTCGAGTATTACCAGCGGCAGATCCTGCTGGAGCCCACCGAGATAGTAGTGGCCGACGCCGACCGCCAGTTTTTGGAAAATGCCATGAGCGTGGTAGAAAAGCACTTAGAGGACGCTGAGTTCAGCGTGCAGGTTCTGGTGCGGGAGGTGGGCATGAGCCAGTCCGTTTTCTACCGGCGCATCAAAAGCATTACCGGCCAGACGGCGGTGGAATTTATCCGGGATGTGCGGATGAAGCGTGCGGCTCAGCTACTGGCCCAAACCCAGATGCGGGTGTCCGAAGTAGCTTTTCAGGTAGGCATCGAGGATGCGAAATATTTCCGCAAAGCTTTCCAGAAGATATACGTGCTATCACCTTCCGAATACGCCAAACAACACCGACAAAGCCGGGAAGCCGCTGCCGCGCCTAATCAGGGTTAA
- a CDS encoding sensor histidine kinase: MHYYDQKLPESDVESILADDAGNLWIGGTGLYRFTPSTGQHLRYDVADGLQSNAFKIGSAARAQDGTLYFGGINGINYFQPQEIQANPSPPVVQITGLRVSNKPVAVGDTLNGRVLLRQALSAPQTITIRDAENDFAVEFVALNYANPQKNRYAYQLVGYNQDWVHPAPGQRTASFANLPAGTYTLHIKANNGEGVWTKRYATMRFEVLAPWWRTWWAYMLYGLVALGFVALYRRFEMSQQELQNKLRLEHFQAEKEKELTDLKLGFFTNVSHELRTPLTLILGPMEEIINSPGPVADLRPKVQLMQKQARKLLDLVNQLLDFRKVETGNVPLRASYSDAVRFLTDLFSIFQLKAQERALEYVLDVPAEPILLYFDRSKLEIILTNLLANAFTYTPDKGRVELSATIVGNPGGEAVFSNGLLTGNYLKINVTDTGVGIKATELDLIFDPYYQASHTSTLRMKGTGIGLSLAKQFAERHGGRLSVASREGRAPPLSCACPSAASIWGPMIYRKRMCSSTRRTCPWTSSWKKAPQVWRALRFRPGHHDY, from the coding sequence ATGCATTATTATGATCAAAAGCTACCGGAAAGCGACGTAGAAAGCATCTTGGCTGATGATGCAGGTAACCTCTGGATCGGGGGCACCGGGCTTTATCGCTTTACGCCAAGTACGGGGCAGCACCTGCGCTACGACGTGGCCGACGGGCTGCAAAGCAACGCCTTCAAGATTGGCTCTGCGGCCCGTGCCCAGGATGGAACGCTCTATTTTGGGGGTATCAATGGCATCAACTATTTCCAGCCTCAGGAAATTCAAGCCAATCCCTCTCCCCCGGTGGTCCAGATTACGGGCCTGCGGGTCAGCAACAAGCCCGTGGCCGTAGGCGACACGCTGAACGGCCGCGTGTTGCTGCGGCAGGCCCTGTCGGCTCCCCAGACGATTACCATCCGCGATGCTGAGAACGACTTTGCGGTGGAATTCGTGGCTCTCAACTACGCCAACCCCCAGAAAAACCGCTACGCCTACCAATTGGTGGGCTACAACCAAGACTGGGTACACCCCGCGCCGGGGCAACGCACGGCCAGCTTTGCCAACCTGCCGGCGGGCACCTATACCCTCCACATCAAAGCCAACAATGGGGAAGGCGTATGGACCAAGCGCTACGCCACCATGCGCTTTGAGGTGCTGGCCCCCTGGTGGCGAACGTGGTGGGCGTATATGCTGTACGGGCTCGTGGCGCTGGGTTTCGTGGCGCTGTATCGCCGCTTTGAGATGAGCCAGCAGGAGCTCCAGAATAAGCTACGCTTGGAGCACTTTCAGGCCGAAAAGGAGAAAGAGCTGACTGACCTGAAGCTCGGGTTTTTCACCAATGTCTCCCACGAGTTGCGCACCCCTCTCACGCTCATTCTGGGGCCTATGGAGGAAATTATCAATAGTCCCGGCCCCGTGGCGGACCTGCGCCCTAAGGTGCAGCTCATGCAGAAACAAGCTCGTAAGCTGCTCGATTTGGTAAATCAGCTCCTCGACTTTCGCAAGGTGGAAACGGGCAACGTGCCCCTGCGCGCCAGCTACAGCGACGCGGTTCGCTTTCTAACGGACTTGTTTTCCATCTTTCAGCTTAAAGCTCAGGAGCGCGCCCTTGAATATGTACTGGATGTGCCTGCTGAGCCTATCCTTTTGTATTTCGACCGCAGCAAGCTGGAAATCATCCTCACCAACCTGTTGGCCAACGCCTTTACCTACACCCCCGACAAGGGTCGGGTGGAGCTATCGGCAACTATTGTCGGCAATCCAGGGGGCGAAGCGGTGTTTAGCAACGGCCTGCTCACGGGTAACTACCTGAAAATAAATGTGACCGATACGGGCGTGGGCATCAAGGCCACGGAGCTCGACCTCATCTTCGACCCGTACTATCAGGCCAGTCATACCAGCACCCTGCGCATGAAGGGCACGGGCATTGGCTTGTCGTTGGCCAAGCAGTTTGCCGAGCGCCATGGGGGCCGCCTATCGGTAGCCAGCCGGGAGGGGCGGGCACCACCTTTGAGCTGCGCCTGCCCTTCGGCCGCCAGCATCTGGGGCCCGATGATATACAGGAAGAGGATGTGCTCGTCCACGAGGAGGACCTGCCCGTGGACGAGCAGCTGGAAAAAAGCCCCCCAAGTATGGCGGGCGCTGAGATTCCGGCCGGGCCACCACGACTACTGA
- a CDS encoding DUF2264 domain-containing protein: protein MKRRAFVASTLTGLSACTLPAWASSGPAPQETALLPVAKATDRAYWLDTLLRLVEPVLAAGARGQLKAMMPIEAAPGQQEGRREVSHLEALGRTLAGLAPWLELTEVPRAEQDRQQRYAEMARQAIGHATNPESSDFLNFTQGGQPVVDAAFLAHGLLRAPTQLWEKLPPTTQQQLVQALQSTRVIKPVYSNWLLFSAIIEAALLKFTGNGDLMRMDYAIKEHQTWYKGDGTYGDGPDFHWDYYNSYVIQPMLLEIVSTLVAAGKESPDLLRQLQARAQRYAVVQERLIGPDGSFAAFGRSLAYRCGAFQHLAHVALQQQLPPDLPPGQVRNALTAVIRRTLEPRGTFDAKGWLQIGLCGHQPSIGERYISTGSLYLCTTAFLPLGLPPTAAFWASAPQDWTARQIWSGQDIKPDHAL from the coding sequence ATGAAACGACGTGCTTTTGTTGCCAGCACCCTCACGGGCCTCTCGGCCTGTACGCTCCCGGCTTGGGCAAGTAGCGGCCCCGCGCCTCAGGAGACGGCATTACTACCCGTCGCGAAAGCCACCGACCGTGCTTATTGGCTGGACACGCTCCTGCGCCTAGTGGAGCCCGTGCTGGCGGCGGGGGCGCGAGGCCAGTTGAAGGCCATGATGCCGATCGAGGCGGCGCCTGGGCAGCAGGAAGGGCGGCGCGAGGTGTCTCACCTGGAGGCGTTGGGCCGCACGCTGGCCGGCCTCGCGCCCTGGTTGGAACTGACGGAGGTACCACGAGCCGAACAGGACCGGCAGCAGCGCTATGCCGAGATGGCTCGGCAGGCAATCGGTCATGCTACGAACCCCGAGTCAAGCGATTTTTTGAATTTCACGCAGGGTGGCCAGCCAGTGGTTGATGCGGCCTTTCTGGCGCACGGCTTATTGCGGGCCCCTACCCAACTGTGGGAAAAATTGCCCCCCACCACGCAGCAGCAACTGGTGCAGGCTTTGCAGAGTACCCGGGTTATCAAGCCCGTATACAGCAACTGGTTGCTGTTCAGCGCCATTATTGAAGCAGCGCTGTTGAAGTTTACGGGCAATGGCGATTTGATGCGTATGGATTATGCCATCAAGGAGCATCAGACCTGGTACAAGGGAGATGGCACCTATGGCGACGGCCCAGACTTTCACTGGGACTACTACAACAGCTACGTTATTCAGCCCATGCTGCTGGAGATAGTCAGCACCCTCGTTGCCGCCGGCAAAGAAAGCCCGGATCTTTTGAGGCAGTTGCAGGCGCGTGCGCAGCGCTACGCCGTCGTACAGGAGCGCTTGATTGGGCCCGATGGTTCCTTTGCCGCTTTTGGCCGCTCTCTAGCGTACCGCTGCGGCGCCTTTCAGCACCTGGCCCATGTAGCGCTACAGCAGCAGCTGCCGCCAGATTTGCCCCCCGGCCAAGTGCGCAACGCCCTGACGGCAGTGATCCGACGCACTCTCGAGCCGCGGGGGACTTTCGACGCAAAAGGATGGCTACAGATTGGGTTGTGTGGCCACCAGCCAAGCATTGGCGAACGGTACATTTCTACCGGTAGCCTTTACCTGTGTACCACCGCGTTTTTGCCGCTCGGGCTGCCTCCCACGGCCGCGTTCTGGGCCAGTGCACCCCAGGACTGGACGGCCCGCCAAATCTGGTCAGGTCAGGATATAAAACCCGATCATGCCCTATAG